In Polynucleobacter ibericus, a genomic segment contains:
- a CDS encoding substrate-binding domain-containing protein gives MKKVIRKLFLATLLALSIPFAQVYAQEKSIVLSSTTSTEQSGLFNYMLPIFKMKTGIEVKVVAVGTGQALDIGRRGDADVVFVHDKPAEEKFVEEGFATKRIEVMYNDFVLIGPKSDPAKVGGGKDIQVALQKISAAQAPFVSRADKSGTHAAEMRYWKGAGINPATGQSWYKETGSGMGPALNTASAMNGYILADRGTWLSFKNRGDLVILVQGDPKLFNQYGVMLVNPAKFPHIKKVQGQEFIDWLVSKNGQDVIASYKIDGEQLFFPNAKK, from the coding sequence ATGAAAAAAGTGATTCGCAAGCTATTTCTAGCTACCTTATTAGCACTATCAATTCCATTTGCGCAGGTTTATGCGCAAGAGAAAAGTATTGTGTTGTCATCCACCACCTCCACCGAGCAATCCGGCCTCTTTAACTACATGCTGCCTATTTTTAAGATGAAGACCGGTATTGAAGTCAAAGTTGTTGCGGTAGGAACTGGCCAAGCACTGGATATTGGTCGTCGCGGTGACGCAGATGTCGTGTTTGTCCACGATAAACCCGCTGAAGAAAAGTTTGTAGAAGAAGGATTTGCTACTAAACGTATCGAAGTGATGTACAACGACTTTGTTTTGATTGGCCCAAAATCTGATCCAGCAAAAGTCGGTGGCGGCAAAGATATTCAAGTAGCTCTGCAAAAGATTTCTGCAGCACAAGCTCCATTTGTTTCTCGGGCAGATAAAAGTGGTACCCACGCTGCTGAAATGCGCTACTGGAAAGGCGCAGGCATCAACCCTGCTACTGGCCAATCTTGGTACAAAGAGACGGGCTCAGGCATGGGACCTGCTCTGAATACTGCTTCTGCTATGAATGGCTACATCTTGGCCGATCGTGGCACCTGGTTAAGCTTTAAGAATCGTGGCGACCTGGTAATCCTGGTGCAAGGCGATCCAAAGCTATTTAACCAGTATGGCGTGATGTTGGTTAACCCAGCTAAATTCCCTCATATTAAGAAAGTACAAGGCCAAGAATTTATTGATTGGCTCGTTTCCAAAAATGGTCAAGATGTGATTGCAAGCTACAAGATTGATGGCGAGCAGCTCTTCTTCCCGAATGCTAAGAAATAA
- a CDS encoding TIGR02450 family Trp-rich protein, which yields MNRLSPKKLLLTKWTAVKPIAKQKHFLVSKVILPEPPSEKIEFIEIEAVFSKKTTQIAWRDLTNSDLWLQGWK from the coding sequence ATGAATCGCTTAAGCCCGAAGAAATTGCTACTAACCAAATGGACGGCAGTAAAGCCAATCGCCAAACAAAAGCACTTTTTAGTCAGCAAGGTGATTCTTCCTGAACCTCCAAGTGAAAAAATAGAATTCATTGAAATCGAGGCCGTCTTCTCCAAAAAGACTACACAGATTGCATGGCGTGATCTTACTAACAGCGATTTATGGTTGCAAGGCTGGAAATGA
- a CDS encoding YbgC/FadM family acyl-CoA thioesterase, giving the protein MTTHFNPDPSAFTYIHRVCYSDTDAAGFVYHGRYLEIFERSRAEWLSQRGLSPTKLINEMNIVMPVRELTMNFYKPGRLDDILYIDQVIEHRGRTQVSVKQTAQRKLPESEELQVIASAVLHIVCVDTNTLKPKAWPDGLFLAESH; this is encoded by the coding sequence ATGACTACTCACTTCAATCCAGACCCTTCAGCTTTCACCTACATTCATCGCGTATGTTATTCCGATACAGATGCTGCTGGCTTTGTCTATCACGGACGTTATCTGGAGATTTTTGAACGTAGTCGTGCAGAGTGGCTCTCTCAGCGTGGCTTAAGCCCCACCAAGCTCATCAATGAAATGAATATTGTGATGCCCGTTCGTGAGCTCACTATGAACTTCTATAAACCCGGTCGCCTCGATGACATTCTCTATATTGATCAAGTGATTGAACATCGTGGCCGCACTCAAGTCTCAGTTAAACAAACTGCACAGAGAAAACTTCCGGAGAGCGAGGAGTTGCAAGTCATTGCCAGCGCTGTTCTGCATATCGTCTGTGTCGATACCAATACACTAAAGCCGAAAGCTTGGCCTGATGGCTTATTTCTTGCTGAGTCACATTAG
- a CDS encoding rhodanese homology domain-containing protein: protein MAIQTKNYSFVRNKLLNKEELALLDVREEDPHAQEHPLFAANLPLSRVEIDAYAKLPKKSVPIVTLDDGEGFAQLAAQRLITLGYTDVSIFEGGVQGWKAAGGELFKDVNVPSKSFGEYVESKRHTPSLSAQEVKQLIDAKENIVVVDVRRFDEYNTMSIPTGISVPGAELVLRLPELAPDPKTKVIVNCAGRTRSIIGTQSLINAGIPNEVNALRNGTIGWTLAGQELDKGQSRKFREVGEETKKDAAQRARSVADRAGVKRTSLNQIEAWKAQADRTTYFFDTRTPEEYEAGHLPGFRSVPGGQLVQETEMVAPVRGARIVLVDPSGGGVRANMPASWLAQMAWDVYVLDGVNNSDLMETGSWKAPLPILPSIESVDAKTVSTWLKTDSNTIAIDFSTHANYVKGHIPGCWYALRSQLGEAMKKIPQVDRYVITSSPCELSLLAAQELQALIKAEVLVLEGGNAAWIRAGLELEKGPSHLASLPLDRYKRPYEGTSVDPAAMQAYLDWEFGLVEQLGKDGTHHFWVL from the coding sequence ATGGCCATTCAGACAAAAAATTATTCCTTTGTTCGCAACAAGCTACTCAATAAAGAAGAGCTTGCTTTATTAGATGTGCGAGAGGAGGATCCTCACGCGCAAGAGCACCCACTCTTTGCAGCAAACCTTCCTTTATCTAGAGTGGAGATTGATGCGTACGCGAAGCTGCCAAAGAAGAGTGTGCCCATCGTTACCTTAGATGATGGAGAAGGATTTGCGCAATTAGCAGCGCAACGTTTAATCACTCTTGGCTATACCGATGTGTCTATTTTCGAAGGTGGTGTTCAAGGCTGGAAAGCAGCTGGTGGTGAATTATTCAAAGATGTCAATGTTCCTAGCAAATCTTTTGGTGAGTACGTAGAATCTAAGCGCCATACACCATCTCTTTCGGCGCAAGAAGTGAAGCAATTAATTGATGCCAAAGAGAATATTGTTGTTGTCGATGTTCGTCGTTTTGATGAGTACAACACGATGAGTATCCCAACAGGCATTAGTGTTCCTGGCGCTGAGCTTGTTCTCCGCTTACCTGAATTAGCCCCTGACCCTAAAACTAAAGTCATCGTGAACTGTGCCGGAAGAACCCGCAGCATTATTGGGACGCAATCACTCATTAATGCTGGCATTCCGAATGAAGTGAATGCTCTGCGTAATGGCACGATTGGCTGGACTTTAGCCGGACAAGAACTCGATAAGGGTCAAAGCAGAAAATTTCGGGAAGTTGGTGAAGAGACTAAAAAAGATGCAGCGCAACGTGCTCGTAGCGTTGCAGATAGAGCTGGGGTAAAGCGCACTAGTTTGAATCAAATAGAGGCGTGGAAAGCTCAAGCCGATCGAACCACGTACTTCTTTGATACACGCACTCCAGAAGAATATGAGGCTGGTCATCTCCCTGGCTTTAGATCTGTGCCAGGCGGACAGCTTGTACAAGAAACCGAAATGGTTGCCCCAGTTCGAGGCGCTCGTATAGTTTTAGTTGATCCGAGTGGCGGTGGAGTAAGAGCCAATATGCCAGCCTCATGGTTAGCACAAATGGCGTGGGATGTTTATGTGCTGGACGGGGTTAATAACTCTGATCTCATGGAAACAGGATCCTGGAAAGCGCCTTTACCTATTCTTCCAAGCATTGAGAGCGTAGATGCAAAGACTGTTTCAACTTGGTTGAAGACAGACAGCAATACGATTGCCATTGATTTCAGCACACATGCCAATTACGTTAAAGGTCATATCCCTGGATGTTGGTATGCATTGCGCTCTCAACTGGGTGAGGCCATGAAAAAAATTCCTCAAGTAGATCGCTATGTCATCACCAGCTCACCATGCGAATTAAGCCTCTTGGCCGCTCAAGAACTGCAAGCCCTGATTAAAGCAGAGGTCCTTGTTCTAGAGGGCGGTAATGCCGCTTGGATAAGAGCTGGACTAGAGCTTGAAAAAGGACCAAGTCATTTAGCCTCACTACCTCTAGATCGCTATAAGCGCCCCTACGAAGGAACTAGCGTCGATCCTGCGGCGATGCAAGCCTATCTTGACTGGGAATTTGGTCTAGTAGAGCAGTTGGGTAAAGATGGTACCCATCACTTCTGGGTTCTATAA
- a CDS encoding cupin has protein sequence MNIEEFLRLLQQHGFPEPVEVQQPPNSQLGIHEHPFEVKALVIAGDITIVADGITKIYSTGDVFHLGFQQPHSESYGPEGVKYLASRKQ, from the coding sequence ATGAATATTGAGGAATTTTTACGCTTACTTCAGCAGCATGGGTTTCCGGAACCAGTAGAGGTTCAGCAACCCCCCAATAGCCAACTTGGAATCCATGAGCATCCATTTGAGGTGAAGGCGCTTGTGATCGCTGGTGACATCACTATCGTGGCAGATGGAATTACTAAGATATATAGCACTGGCGATGTATTTCATTTGGGCTTTCAGCAGCCGCATTCAGAATCGTATGGTCCTGAGGGTGTGAAATACCTCGCCTCCAGAAAACAATAA
- a CDS encoding LOG family protein has translation MKSKLPANNSQTITEFLNLHLGQLSEGDSEDSYKFAFDDEAFLARRETMGIRFELELLKPEVLLKEHGIEHTITVFGSTRFVSKAQALEMEKNAKTVDEVALANKALLHSEYYESAREFGSLVAHYNATQKQASNKLHICTGGGPGIMEAANRGAFEMGDKTIGFNISLPREQHPNQYISPGLSFRFHYFALRKMHFMLRARAIVAYPGGFGSFDELFEVLTLIQTKKVRPIPVILVGKQYWQEMVNFNQMVEFGVIDQADMQSIHFSETALEAWQHIQDWYQLG, from the coding sequence ATGAAATCTAAGCTGCCGGCCAATAATTCGCAGACAATTACCGAGTTTTTAAATCTTCATCTGGGTCAGCTTTCAGAGGGGGACTCAGAGGACTCTTATAAGTTTGCTTTCGATGATGAAGCTTTTTTAGCTCGTCGAGAAACCATGGGTATCCGCTTTGAATTAGAGTTACTCAAGCCCGAGGTCTTGCTTAAAGAACACGGTATTGAGCATACGATTACTGTTTTTGGCTCAACCCGTTTCGTTAGCAAGGCACAAGCCTTGGAGATGGAGAAAAATGCAAAGACTGTAGATGAGGTTGCTCTGGCAAATAAGGCGCTACTGCATAGTGAATACTACGAGTCTGCCAGGGAATTCGGATCCTTGGTTGCTCATTACAACGCAACGCAAAAACAAGCCTCCAATAAGCTTCATATCTGCACAGGTGGTGGACCTGGAATTATGGAGGCTGCTAATCGTGGTGCCTTTGAAATGGGTGACAAGACGATTGGTTTTAATATCAGCCTTCCTAGAGAGCAGCACCCAAATCAGTACATCAGCCCTGGACTCAGTTTTCGCTTCCATTACTTCGCGCTACGTAAGATGCACTTTATGCTGCGAGCTAGGGCAATCGTTGCTTACCCAGGAGGATTTGGTTCTTTTGATGAGTTATTCGAGGTATTGACCCTGATACAGACTAAAAAAGTACGGCCTATCCCAGTAATTTTGGTTGGCAAGCAGTATTGGCAAGAAATGGTGAACTTCAATCAGATGGTGGAGTTTGGCGTGATTGACCAAGCGGATATGCAGAGTATTCACTTTTCAGAGACGGCTCTGGAGGCTTGGCAGCATATCCAGGATTGGTATCAGCTAGGCTAA
- the mmsB gene encoding 3-hydroxyisobutyrate dehydrogenase — translation MKIGFIGLGNMGLPMALNLLKAGHLVIGFDLVKSQLEVFAAAGGTVADNANATAKDADVIISMLPASRHVEGLYLGDTGLLANANPKTLLIDCSTISPKVAQAVASAAKAKGFAMIDAPVSGGTAGAQAGTLTFMVGGDAEAVECARPILEKMGKNIFHAGANGAGQTVKVCNNMLLGIQMLGTSEALRLGIANGLDPKVLSDIMSKSSGRNWALELYNPCPGIMDNVPSSKGYAGGFGVDLMLKDLGLAVENAENLNANVPLGKLAQELYETHSKAGNGQLDFSSVFNLK, via the coding sequence ATGAAAATCGGATTTATTGGCTTGGGTAATATGGGTCTCCCAATGGCCCTCAATTTATTAAAAGCGGGACATCTCGTTATTGGCTTTGATTTGGTAAAGAGTCAGCTGGAAGTCTTTGCTGCTGCAGGCGGTACTGTCGCAGATAATGCAAACGCAACAGCAAAAGATGCTGATGTAATAATTAGTATGTTGCCCGCCTCGCGTCATGTAGAGGGTTTATATCTTGGCGATACTGGCCTGCTAGCAAATGCGAATCCCAAGACGCTCCTCATCGATTGCTCAACAATTTCCCCTAAGGTGGCCCAAGCAGTTGCTAGCGCTGCTAAAGCCAAAGGCTTTGCCATGATTGATGCGCCGGTATCCGGTGGCACGGCAGGAGCACAAGCAGGCACATTGACCTTTATGGTTGGCGGAGACGCTGAGGCAGTGGAGTGTGCTCGGCCAATACTAGAAAAAATGGGTAAGAACATCTTTCATGCGGGAGCGAATGGGGCGGGTCAGACGGTTAAAGTCTGCAATAACATGCTGCTGGGTATTCAGATGCTAGGAACGAGTGAGGCGCTACGCTTAGGGATAGCCAATGGCTTAGATCCCAAAGTTCTCTCTGACATCATGTCTAAGAGTTCGGGGCGTAATTGGGCCCTGGAGCTATATAACCCTTGTCCGGGGATCATGGACAATGTGCCATCATCAAAAGGATATGCTGGTGGCTTTGGTGTAGATCTGATGCTGAAAGACTTGGGGTTAGCAGTTGAGAACGCAGAAAACCTAAATGCTAACGTTCCACTAGGAAAGCTTGCACAAGAACTCTATGAGACTCATAGCAAAGCAGGTAATGGCCAGTTAGATTTCTCAAGCGTATTTAATCTCAAGTAA
- a CDS encoding GNAT family N-acetyltransferase, whose product MEILIKPWKEAKTSAFLVRHEVFIQEQGVPAELELDEYDSVAAHALAYFDERCIGTGRLVDLDRGEVQIGRMAVLAPFRNQGVGKLILESLICLAKSQGTESIVLHSQVEAIPFYEKSGFTAQGPTYKEAGIPHRNMILILPK is encoded by the coding sequence TTGGAAATACTCATAAAACCGTGGAAAGAGGCTAAGACCAGCGCCTTTTTGGTGCGTCATGAGGTATTTATTCAGGAGCAAGGAGTTCCGGCAGAGCTAGAGTTAGATGAATACGACTCCGTGGCGGCTCATGCCCTAGCCTATTTTGATGAACGTTGTATTGGAACGGGCAGGCTAGTAGATTTGGATCGTGGAGAGGTTCAAATTGGACGCATGGCTGTATTAGCCCCATTCAGAAATCAGGGTGTAGGTAAGCTAATCTTAGAAAGCTTGATTTGTCTTGCTAAATCACAAGGGACAGAGTCGATTGTGCTGCACTCTCAAGTTGAGGCCATTCCTTTTTATGAAAAATCAGGCTTTACAGCACAAGGCCCTACTTATAAAGAGGCTGGCATCCCGCATCGTAATATGATTCTCATATTGCCAAAATAG
- a CDS encoding DEAD/DEAH box helicase, giving the protein MLFTDLGLSEPILRAIAEEGYASPTPIQAKSIPAVLKGGDLLAAAQTGTGKTAGFTLPILQRLTSAKASSGKRLLRVLILTPTRELAAQVQESVVTYGKYTGLKSTVIFGGVGANPQIKAIAGGLDILVATPGRLLDLMSQNCVSLKDIEILVLDEADRMLDMGFLRDIKKILAVLPKQRQNLLFSATFSTEIKALADGLLNAPELIEVARSNSTNEAIAQLIHPVDRTKKHPLLAHLIKSNDWKQVLVFTRTKHGANKLVTQLEKDGITSMAIHGNKSQSARTKALADFKAGKLTALVATDIAARGIDIDQLPHVVNYDLPNVSEDYVHRIGRTGRAGSNGVAVSLVCVDEHQMLRDIEKLIKQKLPQEVIAGFEPDPNAVAQPIQLRSQQHQQSRKPRPAGSSGAPAKKAPAKRSSPPKRSFT; this is encoded by the coding sequence ATGTTATTTACAGATCTCGGTTTATCAGAACCTATTCTTCGCGCTATTGCAGAAGAAGGCTATGCCAGCCCCACCCCCATTCAAGCAAAGTCTATTCCTGCCGTTCTCAAAGGCGGCGATCTCTTAGCTGCCGCACAAACAGGCACGGGTAAAACCGCAGGATTTACTCTGCCGATTTTGCAACGTCTCACCTCTGCAAAGGCAAGCTCAGGCAAGCGTCTACTGCGTGTATTAATCCTTACACCAACACGAGAACTCGCTGCTCAAGTACAAGAGTCCGTTGTAACTTATGGAAAGTACACAGGTCTGAAGTCCACTGTTATCTTCGGCGGTGTTGGCGCGAACCCGCAAATTAAAGCGATTGCTGGCGGATTAGATATTCTGGTTGCAACCCCTGGACGCTTATTGGATTTGATGTCGCAAAATTGCGTTTCCCTCAAGGACATTGAAATTCTGGTTCTCGATGAAGCAGATCGCATGCTAGATATGGGTTTCTTACGTGATATTAAAAAGATCCTGGCTGTGCTTCCAAAGCAACGCCAGAACCTTCTCTTCTCAGCAACCTTCTCTACCGAGATCAAAGCGCTGGCTGATGGCTTATTGAATGCGCCGGAACTGATTGAAGTAGCAAGAAGTAATAGTACTAACGAGGCGATCGCCCAACTCATTCACCCGGTAGATAGGACTAAGAAGCATCCGCTATTAGCCCACCTCATTAAAAGTAATGACTGGAAGCAAGTTCTAGTTTTTACCCGTACCAAGCATGGTGCCAATAAATTAGTTACCCAGCTAGAGAAAGATGGCATCACAAGTATGGCCATCCACGGCAACAAGAGTCAATCTGCCCGTACCAAAGCACTTGCCGACTTTAAGGCTGGCAAGTTAACCGCCTTAGTTGCCACTGATATCGCTGCACGTGGCATTGATATTGATCAACTGCCCCATGTGGTGAACTACGATCTTCCAAACGTCTCTGAAGACTACGTGCATCGCATTGGTCGTACCGGTCGCGCAGGCTCAAATGGTGTCGCTGTATCCCTGGTCTGCGTTGATGAACACCAGATGCTGAGAGATATTGAAAAGCTCATTAAGCAAAAACTACCTCAAGAGGTCATTGCTGGTTTTGAACCAGATCCTAACGCCGTGGCTCAACCGATTCAATTACGCAGTCAACAACACCAACAATCCAGAAAACCAAGACCAGCTGGTTCAAGCGGTGCTCCAGCCAAAAAAGCTCCAGCTAAGAGAAGTAGCCCGCCCAAGCGAAGCTTTACTTGA
- a CDS encoding DUF1330 domain-containing protein produces MIKVIGLMELKDQDAFAEYRSQVSQTVELYKGSIKNRGSIAELFWNELGSASFNTFVELEFPTAQDAHAWANSPEYQLLVPIRSKAMKLTLFSVAI; encoded by the coding sequence ATGATCAAAGTCATTGGATTAATGGAGCTAAAGGATCAAGACGCCTTTGCGGAATACAGAAGTCAGGTCAGCCAAACAGTCGAACTTTACAAGGGCTCAATCAAAAACCGCGGCTCAATAGCTGAACTATTTTGGAATGAACTAGGTAGCGCATCTTTTAACACTTTTGTAGAGCTAGAGTTCCCTACGGCGCAAGATGCCCATGCTTGGGCTAACAGTCCTGAATATCAACTACTAGTACCCATTCGGAGTAAGGCAATGAAACTCACTTTGTTTAGCGTTGCCATTTAA
- a CDS encoding NAD(P)/FAD-dependent oxidoreductase, translating to MSRTWDAIIIGGGAAGLFCAGIAGQLGKAVLVLDHAEVLGEKIRISGGGRCNFTNLHSSPANFLSLNQHFVKSALARYPSSEFIKLVTSHGIGYHEKHQGQLFCDDSAKQIIDMLFSECAKGGVSIRHPVSVQSVEQASDQWIIHTDAGIEKSKTVVMATGGLPVPAIGATAYSLDIAKQFGLNIVDPRPALVPLSFTADNFGSLNELAGLSVPVRIASGSKGHRYGACRFIEDLLLTHKGLSGPAVLQASSYWEEGEPIHIDWLGALERPGGFNCDELFNNEENRLKQAETILASVMPQRLANAFADQKNLTGRKWAEVSKKDRQALKELITNWSVKPAGTLGWKKAEVMLGGVDTKELDGQSMMSRKHPGLFFIGECVDVTGHLGGHNFQWAWASGFACAQAL from the coding sequence ATGAGTAGAACTTGGGATGCCATCATTATTGGTGGCGGTGCAGCAGGTCTATTCTGCGCAGGAATTGCTGGTCAGTTAGGTAAAGCAGTACTCGTACTAGACCACGCGGAAGTTTTGGGTGAAAAGATTCGCATTAGCGGTGGAGGGCGCTGTAATTTCACGAATTTACACAGCAGTCCAGCCAATTTCTTGTCCCTTAATCAGCATTTTGTTAAAAGTGCACTTGCTCGATATCCTTCATCAGAATTCATTAAGCTCGTGACGTCCCATGGAATCGGTTACCACGAAAAACATCAGGGTCAATTATTTTGCGATGACTCGGCTAAGCAAATTATTGACATGCTCTTTTCTGAGTGCGCTAAAGGTGGCGTGAGTATTCGTCACCCGGTTAGCGTTCAATCTGTTGAGCAAGCTAGCGATCAGTGGATTATTCACACTGATGCCGGCATTGAAAAATCAAAAACAGTTGTGATGGCCACCGGTGGTTTGCCAGTTCCAGCTATTGGCGCTACTGCTTATTCTTTGGATATTGCAAAGCAGTTTGGATTAAATATTGTGGATCCTAGGCCGGCTTTAGTGCCTCTTTCATTTACTGCGGATAATTTTGGCAGTCTCAACGAATTAGCCGGCCTTAGTGTTCCCGTCAGAATTGCCTCTGGTTCTAAAGGCCATCGTTATGGTGCCTGTAGGTTTATCGAGGATCTACTGCTGACACATAAAGGGCTGTCTGGACCTGCGGTGCTACAGGCCAGTAGTTACTGGGAGGAGGGTGAGCCCATTCATATTGATTGGCTTGGAGCACTTGAGCGCCCTGGTGGGTTTAATTGCGATGAGCTCTTTAATAATGAAGAGAATCGGTTAAAGCAGGCTGAAACAATTCTGGCCTCCGTTATGCCGCAGCGCTTGGCAAATGCATTTGCTGATCAAAAAAACTTGACGGGTCGTAAATGGGCTGAGGTATCTAAAAAAGATCGTCAAGCCCTCAAAGAATTAATTACCAACTGGTCTGTAAAGCCAGCAGGTACCTTAGGCTGGAAAAAAGCTGAGGTGATGTTGGGTGGTGTAGATACTAAAGAATTAGATGGGCAATCGATGATGTCGCGCAAACATCCAGGGCTATTCTTTATTGGTGAATGCGTTGATGTGACAGGCCATTTAGGTGGACATAACTTCCAGTGGGCTTGGGCAAGCGGCTTTGCTTGCGCCCAGGCACTTTAA
- a CDS encoding TOBE domain-containing protein — MELKVKLSARNTLNGKVVELKMGQTTSHVKLDIGGGHIVTASITNEAVDELNLKVGDQAWAVIKASDVMIAKSA; from the coding sequence ATGGAACTCAAAGTCAAACTTAGCGCCCGTAACACCCTTAACGGAAAAGTAGTAGAACTGAAGATGGGTCAAACTACATCCCATGTGAAATTGGATATTGGTGGTGGCCATATCGTGACTGCATCAATTACTAACGAGGCGGTTGATGAACTGAACCTGAAGGTTGGCGATCAAGCCTGGGCAGTGATTAAGGCTTCTGACGTCATGATTGCCAAGAGTGCTTAA
- a CDS encoding group II truncated hemoglobin, producing the protein MSERQSIYDTIGGIDKIDELVDRFYDLMALEPNFHDLRAMHPEDLSSSREKLKFFLTGWMGGPDIYSPKYGHPMLRARHLPFKIGLNERNQWLACMYQAMKECGIDGNAAKQLEESFFNTADWMRNQPN; encoded by the coding sequence ATGAGCGAAAGACAATCCATTTATGACACTATTGGCGGAATCGACAAAATCGATGAGTTAGTAGACCGTTTTTACGATTTAATGGCACTAGAGCCTAATTTTCATGATTTACGCGCCATGCATCCAGAGGATCTCTCAAGCTCTAGAGAAAAACTGAAATTCTTCCTAACAGGATGGATGGGTGGCCCGGATATCTACTCACCAAAATATGGCCATCCAATGCTAAGGGCAAGACATCTACCCTTCAAGATCGGCTTAAATGAACGCAATCAATGGTTAGCTTGCATGTATCAAGCGATGAAGGAATGTGGCATCGATGGAAATGCTGCTAAGCAGCTGGAGGAATCTTTTTTTAATACTGCAGACTGGATGAGAAATCAGCCTAACTAG
- a CDS encoding substrate-binding domain-containing protein — MKKQKPLTSLKTLFIGIAFSIGLQTAMAQNNAVKPEAIYGQGNQSFTLATGSPGELGLLQALGEAFDKKEGARLIWIKAGSGASLNLLKTAQVDMIMVHAPDAVNKAIADGWATNRTLIGSNEFYIVGPKNDPAQIKLASSGADAYSKIAKVKANFISRGDKSGTHVKEMDIWKKTGIAPEGSWYIVTNDFMTASLKKANAENAYFMTDSSTWVAEKDVAPNLQILYRGDKYLVNTYDALAAPAGTTNNRDIAVKFIQFVASDEGQSIIRNYGKSKYKEPLYNDAAYAKQYVH, encoded by the coding sequence ATGAAAAAGCAGAAGCCCCTAACATCACTAAAGACACTCTTTATTGGTATTGCCTTTAGCATAGGACTACAAACCGCCATGGCCCAAAACAATGCTGTAAAACCAGAAGCCATTTACGGACAAGGCAATCAAAGCTTTACATTGGCTACTGGTAGTCCTGGTGAGCTAGGGCTTCTTCAAGCTCTTGGCGAAGCCTTTGATAAAAAAGAAGGTGCTCGCTTAATCTGGATCAAAGCCGGTAGTGGCGCATCCCTCAATCTTTTGAAAACTGCTCAAGTCGATATGATCATGGTGCATGCACCTGATGCAGTTAATAAAGCTATAGCGGATGGGTGGGCTACTAACCGGACGCTCATTGGTTCTAACGAGTTTTATATCGTTGGGCCAAAGAACGACCCTGCGCAAATTAAATTGGCTAGTAGTGGTGCCGATGCTTATTCTAAGATTGCCAAGGTAAAGGCAAATTTTATTTCTAGAGGGGATAAATCCGGCACCCACGTTAAAGAAATGGACATCTGGAAAAAGACAGGCATTGCACCAGAGGGCAGTTGGTACATCGTTACTAACGACTTTATGACGGCATCACTTAAAAAAGCGAATGCAGAGAATGCTTACTTTATGACTGATAGCAGCACCTGGGTCGCCGAAAAGGATGTAGCGCCAAATTTGCAGATCCTTTATAGAGGTGACAAGTACTTGGTAAATACTTATGATGCCCTAGCTGCACCTGCTGGCACTACTAACAATCGCGATATAGCAGTGAAGTTCATCCAATTTGTAGCTTCAGATGAGGGTCAGTCGATCATCCGGAACTATGGCAAATCAAAGTATAAAGAGCCCTTATATAATGATGCTGCATACGCAAAGCAATACGTTCATTAG